The sequence GACCGGCTGGTGGGCGGAGTCGTCCCGAGGCGGCGCACCGCCTCGACGAAGAGCTTGGCGGCCACCCAGGTCCCCTCGGAGAAGACGTCGAGGGCGTCGACCTGGGCGGGGTAGTAGCGCTGCACCGCCCCGTAGTACTCGCTCATCGCCGGCAAACTCATGTGCTCGTCTGGCTCGATGAACGGGGTCACCGACTCCGCGTTGTACGCCGCGGGTCCGTACTGCTTCTCCGCCGACTTCTTGTCCATGCCGAAGCCGAGGAAGGTGGGGTGGAAGTTCTGCCGGTCGAGCGCCTGGAAGAAGCGCGCGTACGAGAAGGGGTCGAGGCCGGCGATGATCGAGTCGGCGCCCTCGAGGCGGATCTTCACCGCCAGGTCGGTGTAGTCGGGCTTGGTGGCGTCGGCGAGGTCGACGCTCTTCTCGTGGATGCCGTGCCGGTGGAGGCTGTCGGTGATCCGCTGAGCCACCGGACCGGTGAAGGGGCTGTTGATGACCACCACCGCCGGTGCGTGGATGCCGAGGTCGACGGCGTGCGCGGCCAGCCCCTCGACCGTGGGGCCGAGCAGGTTGGGGCTGACCGGGAAGGACAGCGGCGACTCGAACTCGGCCGGGACGCCGAGGCCGCCGACCACGGGGACGCCCTGCGATGCGAGGTAGGCGGTCTCGGCCTGCTCGCTGCTCGCCGACAGCCAGCCGACCATGGCGAGCACCCCGGAGCCGACCAGCCGCTCCGAGCACTGGTGGCCGCGGGTGGGATCGAAGGCGGAGTCGCAGTCGACGAGCCGGAACCGGTAGCCGTTGACCCCGCCGGTGGCGTTGACCTGGTTGAAGTAGGCGCGCACGGTATCGCGCTGCACGGTGGCGTCGAGCGGGCCGGTCTCGTCGAAGATGCCGCCCACGGTGATGACCCCGCCGGAGACGCCCGCGGCCGCGCCCGCAGCCGGGACGGGGGTGCCGGGGCGGGCATGGGTGCCGCCGGTGGCCGCCCCGGTGCCGGTGCCGGGGCCGGCGACCGGCCCCTGCACGCCCGGTGCGGTGGCGCCGGTGGAGCCGGTGGAGCCGGTGGAGCCGCCGGGCGTGCCCGTCACCGGATCCTGCGGTGCCGCGGTGCCGGAGGTGTCGCCGGTGCCGGGTGGGATCATCCGCAGCGCGGTGCGGTCGTAGACGGGGTGCGCGAAGCGCCAGGCGACCACGCCGCCGAGGCCGAGGGTGGTGACGATCGCCACCGTCAGGAAGACGACGACGACCCGCTCGCGCAGCTCCACGGGAACCTCCGTTCACCAGTGACGCAGCGCGCCACGCCGTCAGGATAGCGAGACGGTCGCGCCGCCCGTCCCGGGGCATCGGCGGGACGCTCTGGGGCAAGATGGGGCGGCGGTCCGACAACAGGGAGAACGGCATGGAGCGGTTCGAGAGCCCGGAGGCGATGCGCGCGGCGCAGGGCAGCCACCTCGGTCACAGCGCCTGGCGCGAGATCACCCAGGACCAGGTGAACCGGTTCGCCGACGCCACCGGTGACCACCAATGGATCCACGTCGACCTCGAGCGCGCCGCGGCGGGCCCCTTCGGCGGCACCATCGCCCACGGCTTCCTCACCCTGTCGATGCTCCCCGAGATGATCTTCGAGCTGCTCCAGGTCGACGGCGTCGGGATGGTCATCAACTACGGGCTCAACCGGGTGCGCTTCGTGACCCCGGTGCGGGTCGGCTCCAGGATCCGCGCCGGCGCCGAGCTCACCACCGTCGAGGAGGTGAAGGGCGGCCTCCAGGCCACCGTCACCGTGACCTTCGAGATCGAGGGTGTCGACAGGCCCGCCTGCGTCGCCGAGTCGCTGATGCGCTTCCACGTGTAGCCGCCCCGCCCGCCAGCCCCTCGAGGCTGACCTGATCTCCACATCATGCATTTGTAGGTATCAATGTCGGGAATCCGCCGGTCACGATCAGGCGGCCGTGGCATCGGATACCATCCGGGCCGCATCTGCGAGGCCACCGGCCGCGCTTTGGGGGCGAGGCGCATTCGATGCTGACCGTACGCGAGTTGAGGGTGACCTACGGGGGGGTGGTGCAGGCCCTCCGTGGCGTTTCTCTGTCGGTCGCCGAGGGCGAGGTGGTCGCGGTGCTCGGCAGCAACGGCGCGGGCAAGTCCACGCTGCTGCGGGCGATCTCGTCGACGCTGCGGATGTGCGGCGGGCACATCGCCGAGGGCAGCCTGGAGTTCGAGGGCCGGCGGCTCAACGGGCTGCCCCCGGCCGAGGTGGTCGACGGCGGGATCGTCCAGGTGCCCGAGGGCCGGCGGATCTTCACCCGGCTCACCGTCGACGAGAACCTCCGCGCCGGGGGATACAGCGTCCGTGACCGCAAGCAGCTCGGCAACGCGCGCCGCCGCGTCGTCGAGCTCTTCCCGATCCTCCAGGAGCGCGCCGAGCAGCGCGCCGGGCTGCTCTCCGGAGGCGAGCAGCAGATGCTCGCGATCGGCCGAGCGCTGATGTCCTCGCCGCGGCTGCTGCTGCTCGACGAGCCGTCGCTCGGGCTGGCGCCGCTGGTGGTGGGGCGGATCGGCGAGATCATCGCCCAGATCAACCGCCAGGGAACCACGGTGCTGCTCGTCGAGCAGAACACGACGATGGCGCTGGAGGTGGCCGCGCGGGCGGTGGTGCTCGACCTCGGGCAGGTCTCGCTCACCGGCACCGCCGCCGAGCTGTCGGCGAGCACCGAGGTGCGCGACCTGTACCTCGGCCACGGCGGTGAGCGGGCCGTGGCCGAGGCGGCGTCCGGCACCACCGCGCGTCGCCGGCTGGGGACCTGGGTGCCGTGAGCAGCCCCGGGTCCGGCTCCACCCTCGCCGTCAGCGGCATCACCGTCCGCTTCGCCGGTCTGACCGCGCTCGACGACGTCTCGTTCTCGGTCGAGCCGGGCACGGTGCACGCCCTCATCGGGCCCAACGGCGCCGGGAAGTCGACGATGTTCAACGTTCTCTCCGGCGTCTACCGGCCCGCGTCGGGATCGGTGAGCTTCGGCGGCGTCGATCTGGTCGGGCTGGCCCCTCACGCCATCGCCGGCCTGGGGGTGGCGCGCACCTTCCAGAACATCGCCCTCTTCCCCGCCGCAACGGTGGAGGAGAACCTGATGCTGGGCCGCCACCACCTCACCCGCGCCGGCTTCCTCGGCGCCGGGCTGCGGCTGCCCTTCGCGACCCGCGAGGATCGCCGCCACCGCGCCCGGGTCACCGAGATCGCCGAGTTCCTCGGCATCGGCGGGCTGCTCCGGCTTCCCGCCGGCGAGCTCTCCTACGGCGACCAGAAGCGGGTGGAGATGGCCCGGGCGCTCTGCGTCGAGCCCGCCATCCTGCTGCTCGACGAGCCGGTCGCCGGCATGGACGCCGCCGAGACCGCACAGATGGCCACCGCCATCCGCGACATCCGCGAGGGGCTGGGGATCTCCATCCTGCTGGTCGAGCACGACATGGGCCTGGTCATGACCATCGCCGACCAGGTGACCGTGCTCGACTTCGGCCGGCGCATCGCCGACGGCCCGCCGGTGCAGGTGCGCTCCGACCCGGAGGTGATCCGCGCCTACCTCGGCACCGGCCACGACGGCGCCGCCGCGGCCGCCCCGCCCGCGGCGGCCGCCCCCGCACCGCCGCCGGCCGCCCCCGCGCCGCCGCCGGGGGCCCTCGCGCCGCCGGGCAGGGACGGGCGCCCCGGCTTCAACCCCAACTCCTACCGGGAGCCGTCGCTGCCGGCGTCCCCTCCCGCCGCCGCCCCACCAGCCGCCAGCCCCCCACCACCCGCGCCGCCGTCACCCCAGGGTGCGCCCCCGGCCTGGGCATGGAACGAGAGCGAGGAGCCGCCGTCGTGAAGGACTTCGTCCAGTTCGTGTTCAACGGCCTGTCGCTGGGCTCGATCTATGCGCTGCTCGCCCTCGGGTTCGTGATCATCTTCAAGGCCACCGAGGTGGTGAACTTCGCCCACGGCAGCATCCTCGCCCTGGGCGCGTACTCGATCTCGCGCTTCAGCTACACCAACCACCTCAACTTCTACCTGGCGGTGCTGCTCGGCGTCGCCATCGCCGGGGTGCTCGCGTTCGTCATCGAGCGCGGCCTGGTGCGCACCATGGCGGGGCGGTCGGTGATCGCGGTGAGCATCATGACCATCGGCGTCGACCTGATCGTCCGCACCGAGACCACCCGCCGCATCGGCGTCGACGTGCTGACCCTGGGCGATCCCTGGCGCGACGGCATCGTCCACTTCGCCGGGCTGACCGTGCCGACGGCGCGGGTCTGGGCGATCGGCACCGCGCTGGTGATCCTCGCCGCCTTCTTCGCCTGGTTCAAGTTCTCCTCGTTCGGGGTCGCCATGCGCGCCTCCGCCGAGGACCCCGAGACCGCATCGCTGATGGGAATCCGGCTGGGCCGGATCTCGTCGGTGGCCTGGGTTCTCGCCGGCGCCCTCGCCGCGGTCGCGGGAGTCTTCCTCACCGCCTTCCCCAGCGCCGGGCTGGACGCCAGCACCGGGGACGTGGCGCTGCGCGCCTTCCCCGCCGCGATCCTCGGCGGCCTCGACTCCACCGGTGGCGCGGTGGTCGGCGGGCTGATGATCGGGGTCGCCGAGGTGCTCACCGCCGGCTACCAGTCGAACCTCACCTTCCTGGGGCGCGGCTTCGACCAGGTGATGCCCTACGTCGTGATGGTGGCGGTGCTCCTGGTGCGGCCCACCGGGCTCTTCGGCACTCGGGAGGCCACCCGTGTCTGAGGTCGCCGTCAGCAGCCTCGAGAGCGCCGCCGACGCCGCCGTCGCCAGGAGCCGCTCCGGCCTGCGGACGGTGGTGGCGCGGATCGTGGTGGTGGCGCTCATCGCCCTCGTTCCCCTGGTGCTGGGCACGATCGACACCGAGGGCCAGGACTTCTGGCTGCAGTCCGGGGTGTTCGCCTTCGCGGCGATGATCGCGGCGCTCGGGCTCACCCTGCTGGTGGGCGGCGCCGGGCAGCTGTCGCTGGCGCACTCGTTCTTCGTCGCCGTCGGAGCCTACGCGTACACCTACCTCGCCTCGGCGACCAAGGGCACCGGCACCACGATCGCGTCGTCGATCCAGGGCGGCTTCGGGCTGCCCACCCCGATCGCGATGATCGGCGCGGTGCTCATCGCCGGGCTCGCCGGCCTCCTCTTCAGCCCGATCTCGTCGCGGCTCCGCGGCATCTACCTGGGCGTCGCCTCACTGGGGCTGGTCTTCGTGGGCCTCCACATCGCCTTCAACGCGCAGAAGCTGAGCGGCGGCTTCAACGGCCGCGACGTGCCCGACTTCAACCTCTTCGGGTTCGCCTTCGACAGCTCGCCGCTGAGCGTCCTCGGGGTGCCCTTCACCCGCAACAGCAAGCTCTGGTACCTCGGCCTCGCCGGCACGGTGGTCGCCTACGTGTACTTCGTCAACGTGCTCAAGGGGCGGCCGGGACGGGCGCTGCGCTGCCTGCGCGACAGTGAGGTGGCCGCCTCGGTGCTGGGGGTCAACGTGGTGCGCTACAAGGCGTACGCCTTCACCCTCTCCTCGATGTACGCGGGCCTGGGCGGCGGCATCCTCGCGCTCGCGTACCACCACGTCGTGCCCGACACCTTCGGGCTGGGGCTGACGGTCTCGTTCCTGGCGATGATCGTCATCGGCGGGCTGGGGTCTCCGGGGGGCGCTCTGGTCGGCGCGCTGTTCGTCACCGCACTGCCGCTGGTCCTCGCGAAGTACAGTGACTCACTGCCCTTTCTCGCACCCACCGGCTCCGGCGGCGTGACTGCCGCGGTGGCCGCCCAGTTCGTCTACGGCGCCGCCGTCATCCTGCTGCTGGTGTTCGAGCCCGGCGGTGTGGCGGCACTCGGCCGGCGTCTGCCACGGCTTGCATCCAGACTTCGGCGATCCCCCCATCCATCCACCCAGAAGGAGGCAGCATGAAGCCACGTGTACGCACCTGGAGATACGTTGCACTCGCCACCACCGGTGTGCTGGCGATTGCCGCCTGCGGCAGCAGTGGGAGCAGCGGCGGCGGCGCATCCACCCCCGGCATCCCCACCGGACCGGGGGTGACGTCGAGCAAGATCACCCTCGGCGTGCTGACCGATCTCACCGGCGCGTTCGCCGCACTCGGGAAGTCGGTCACGCAGGGCGCCACCCTCTTCTGGCAGGACCAGAACAAGAAGGGCGGCGTGTGCGGCCGCACCGTCGAGCTGCTCACCAAGGACCACGGGTACAACGTCCAGAACGCGGTCGCCCTCTACACCTCGATGCAGCCCCAGGTGCTGGCGTTCCAGGAGCTGCTGGGCTCGCCGATGACCGCGGCGCTGCTCAACAGCATCGCCAGCGACACCGTCCTCACCCAGCCGGTGTCGTGGTCGTCGAAGCTGCTCACCAACCCCTACATCGTCCTCAGCGGCGCCAGCTACGACCTCGAGATGATCGACGGCCTCGACTGGCTGATGAAGAACAAGGGCCTCAAGGCGGGTGACAAGGTCGGTCACATCTACCTCGAGGGCGAGTACGGCGAGGACGGCCTGCTCGGCACCACCACGTACGCGAAGGCCAACAACCTGACCGTCGTCTCCCAGAAGATCCAGCCCACCGACAAGGACATGACCGCCCAGGTCCAGGCGATCAAGGCGGCCGGGGCGAAGTTCATCATGCTGACGAGCACCCCGACCCAGGCGGCGTCCGCGGTCTCCATCGCGGAGGCCCAGGGATTCGACGCCACCTTCCTCGGCAACAACCCGACCTTCGTCCCCACCCTGCTGTCCGGGCCGGCGAAGACCGGGCTGCAGAAGCGCTTCTTCCTGGCGGCCTCGTCCTCGCCGTTCGCCGGCGACGCGCCGGGTGCGAAGACGGTCCGTGACGAGTACCTCGCCGCCTACCCGCAGGACACCCCCAACGCGGGCGTCGATTTCGGGTACGGGCAGGCCGAGATCATGTATGCGGTCCTCAACGCGGCCTGCAACGCCGGGTCGCTGGAGCGGTCGGCGCTGCTGAAGGCGTTCCAGAAGCAGAGCAGCATCGACACCCAGGGCCTGATCGCCCCGCTGGACTACTCGAAGCCCGGTCAGCCGCCGGCCCGCCAGGCCTACGTGCTCCAGCCGGACTCCGCCGCCCAGGGCGGTCTCAAGGTCGTGCAGCCCCTCACCGCCGCTCCGCTGGCGGAGACCTACAAGTGCCCCTGCCTCTGATCGGGCGGGATCACTGACCGGAGGGGGGCGGCGCCGGGCGCCGCCCCCTCACCCGGCGCCAGGGCCTCCGCAGAGGCGGAGATTCCCCGG comes from Candidatus Dormiibacterota bacterium and encodes:
- a CDS encoding ABC transporter substrate-binding protein; the encoded protein is MELRERVVVVFLTVAIVTTLGLGGVVAWRFAHPVYDRTALRMIPPGTGDTSGTAAPQDPVTGTPGGSTGSTGSTGATAPGVQGPVAGPGTGTGAATGGTHARPGTPVPAAGAAAGVSGGVITVGGIFDETGPLDATVQRDTVRAYFNQVNATGGVNGYRFRLVDCDSAFDPTRGHQCSERLVGSGVLAMVGWLSASSEQAETAYLASQGVPVVGGLGVPAEFESPLSFPVSPNLLGPTVEGLAAHAVDLGIHAPAVVVINSPFTGPVAQRITDSLHRHGIHEKSVDLADATKPDYTDLAVKIRLEGADSIIAGLDPFSYARFFQALDRQNFHPTFLGFGMDKKSAEKQYGPAAYNAESVTPFIEPDEHMSLPAMSEYYGAVQRYYPAQVDALDVFSEGTWVAAKLFVEAVRRLGTTPPTSRSLVDSLDHITRWDNGLTVPLTFTPGPHDPNHCVQWIRNQQGTWHTYSGWNCF
- a CDS encoding MaoC family dehydratase — protein: MERFESPEAMRAAQGSHLGHSAWREITQDQVNRFADATGDHQWIHVDLERAAAGPFGGTIAHGFLTLSMLPEMIFELLQVDGVGMVINYGLNRVRFVTPVRVGSRIRAGAELTTVEEVKGGLQATVTVTFEIEGVDRPACVAESLMRFHV
- a CDS encoding ABC transporter ATP-binding protein encodes the protein MLTVRELRVTYGGVVQALRGVSLSVAEGEVVAVLGSNGAGKSTLLRAISSTLRMCGGHIAEGSLEFEGRRLNGLPPAEVVDGGIVQVPEGRRIFTRLTVDENLRAGGYSVRDRKQLGNARRRVVELFPILQERAEQRAGLLSGGEQQMLAIGRALMSSPRLLLLDEPSLGLAPLVVGRIGEIIAQINRQGTTVLLVEQNTTMALEVAARAVVLDLGQVSLTGTAAELSASTEVRDLYLGHGGERAVAEAASGTTARRRLGTWVP
- a CDS encoding ABC transporter ATP-binding protein gives rise to the protein MGAVSSPGSGSTLAVSGITVRFAGLTALDDVSFSVEPGTVHALIGPNGAGKSTMFNVLSGVYRPASGSVSFGGVDLVGLAPHAIAGLGVARTFQNIALFPAATVEENLMLGRHHLTRAGFLGAGLRLPFATREDRRHRARVTEIAEFLGIGGLLRLPAGELSYGDQKRVEMARALCVEPAILLLDEPVAGMDAAETAQMATAIRDIREGLGISILLVEHDMGLVMTIADQVTVLDFGRRIADGPPVQVRSDPEVIRAYLGTGHDGAAAAAPPAAAAPAPPPAAPAPPPGALAPPGRDGRPGFNPNSYREPSLPASPPAAAPPAASPPPPAPPSPQGAPPAWAWNESEEPPS
- a CDS encoding branched-chain amino acid ABC transporter permease, giving the protein MKDFVQFVFNGLSLGSIYALLALGFVIIFKATEVVNFAHGSILALGAYSISRFSYTNHLNFYLAVLLGVAIAGVLAFVIERGLVRTMAGRSVIAVSIMTIGVDLIVRTETTRRIGVDVLTLGDPWRDGIVHFAGLTVPTARVWAIGTALVILAAFFAWFKFSSFGVAMRASAEDPETASLMGIRLGRISSVAWVLAGALAAVAGVFLTAFPSAGLDASTGDVALRAFPAAILGGLDSTGGAVVGGLMIGVAEVLTAGYQSNLTFLGRGFDQVMPYVVMVAVLLVRPTGLFGTREATRV
- a CDS encoding branched-chain amino acid ABC transporter permease, producing the protein MSEVAVSSLESAADAAVARSRSGLRTVVARIVVVALIALVPLVLGTIDTEGQDFWLQSGVFAFAAMIAALGLTLLVGGAGQLSLAHSFFVAVGAYAYTYLASATKGTGTTIASSIQGGFGLPTPIAMIGAVLIAGLAGLLFSPISSRLRGIYLGVASLGLVFVGLHIAFNAQKLSGGFNGRDVPDFNLFGFAFDSSPLSVLGVPFTRNSKLWYLGLAGTVVAYVYFVNVLKGRPGRALRCLRDSEVAASVLGVNVVRYKAYAFTLSSMYAGLGGGILALAYHHVVPDTFGLGLTVSFLAMIVIGGLGSPGGALVGALFVTALPLVLAKYSDSLPFLAPTGSGGVTAAVAAQFVYGAAVILLLVFEPGGVAALGRRLPRLASRLRRSPHPSTQKEAA
- a CDS encoding ABC transporter substrate-binding protein, which gives rise to MKPRVRTWRYVALATTGVLAIAACGSSGSSGGGASTPGIPTGPGVTSSKITLGVLTDLTGAFAALGKSVTQGATLFWQDQNKKGGVCGRTVELLTKDHGYNVQNAVALYTSMQPQVLAFQELLGSPMTAALLNSIASDTVLTQPVSWSSKLLTNPYIVLSGASYDLEMIDGLDWLMKNKGLKAGDKVGHIYLEGEYGEDGLLGTTTYAKANNLTVVSQKIQPTDKDMTAQVQAIKAAGAKFIMLTSTPTQAASAVSIAEAQGFDATFLGNNPTFVPTLLSGPAKTGLQKRFFLAASSSPFAGDAPGAKTVRDEYLAAYPQDTPNAGVDFGYGQAEIMYAVLNAACNAGSLERSALLKAFQKQSSIDTQGLIAPLDYSKPGQPPARQAYVLQPDSAAQGGLKVVQPLTAAPLAETYKCPCL